A single Halarcobacter anaerophilus DNA region contains:
- a CDS encoding Na+/H+ antiporter NhaC family protein, translated as MKNIFIAILFLSLVPFSGFASNVSDNSTLFGAFTLLPPLVAIVLAFITRNVVFSLFVGIFVGTFIVNVTSSNIFVSFFAAFVDMSSKMVGSLADSWNAGIVMQVLTIGGMIAVITKMGGPRAIAEKLASRAKTPASAQIYTWIMGFFIFFDDYANSLVIGPIMKPVTDRLKIAREKLAFVIDATAAPIAGLALISTWVGYELSLIKDAYVTIGQPDINAFAIFVETLPYRFYNILMLGFVLFSALTLREFGPMYKAAKRAHHKGHLTDPKNESSLMNQENSFMLPKEGVSYSIFNAIIPIFVLIIVAIVGFYMNGVSALEGEVLKAVEADPFSFYAIRESFGSADASVVIFQAALFASLVAIAMGLQQKIFSLHEAIETWVHGVKALVITAVILILAWSLSAVMKELGTASYLVTILSDSTPQFILPTIIFVLGSIISFSTGTSYGTMGILMPLTIPLANAVGIQTGLEGADLHDYIVLNVGAVLTGAIFGDHCSPISDTSILSSMASSCHHMDHISTQLYYALFVGIVAIVCGFLPAAFGVSTYILLPLGFLVIFLVLRFYGKPYIKEAY; from the coding sequence TTGAAAAATATATTTATTGCTATATTATTTTTAAGTTTAGTCCCTTTTTCGGGCTTTGCTTCTAATGTAAGTGATAATTCTACACTTTTTGGAGCTTTCACTCTTTTACCTCCTTTGGTTGCGATTGTTTTGGCTTTTATTACAAGAAATGTAGTATTCTCACTGTTTGTCGGAATATTTGTCGGTACATTTATAGTAAATGTAACTAGCTCGAATATTTTTGTTTCATTTTTTGCAGCTTTTGTGGATATGTCATCAAAAATGGTCGGCTCTTTAGCCGATTCTTGGAATGCGGGAATTGTTATGCAAGTCTTAACTATTGGTGGTATGATTGCCGTAATTACTAAAATGGGAGGACCAAGAGCAATTGCGGAAAAACTTGCAAGCAGGGCAAAAACACCTGCAAGTGCGCAAATCTATACTTGGATTATGGGATTTTTTATATTTTTTGATGATTATGCAAACTCTTTGGTTATTGGTCCTATTATGAAACCCGTAACGGATAGACTTAAAATAGCAAGAGAAAAACTGGCTTTTGTAATTGATGCAACGGCTGCTCCTATTGCGGGACTTGCTTTAATTTCTACTTGGGTGGGATATGAATTATCTTTAATAAAAGATGCTTATGTAACAATCGGTCAGCCTGATATAAACGCTTTTGCAATTTTTGTTGAGACTTTGCCTTATAGGTTTTATAATATTTTAATGTTAGGTTTCGTTCTTTTTTCGGCACTTACTTTAAGAGAGTTTGGACCGATGTATAAAGCTGCAAAAAGAGCCCATCATAAAGGACATTTAACAGATCCAAAAAACGAGAGTTCTTTAATGAATCAGGAAAACTCTTTTATGCTGCCAAAAGAGGGTGTATCTTACTCTATTTTTAATGCAATTATTCCGATTTTTGTTTTAATTATTGTTGCTATTGTAGGGTTTTATATGAACGGAGTTTCTGCTTTAGAAGGTGAAGTTTTAAAAGCTGTTGAAGCAGATCCTTTCTCTTTTTATGCAATAAGAGAGTCTTTCGGTTCTGCTGATGCCTCAGTGGTAATTTTTCAAGCAGCGTTATTTGCTTCTCTTGTGGCTATTGCAATGGGATTACAACAAAAAATATTTTCACTTCATGAAGCTATAGAGACTTGGGTTCACGGTGTAAAAGCTTTAGTTATAACTGCTGTGATATTGATTTTAGCTTGGTCTTTATCTGCTGTTATGAAAGAGCTTGGTACGGCAAGTTATTTGGTAACTATTCTTTCTGATTCTACTCCTCAGTTCATACTTCCTACTATAATATTTGTTTTAGGTTCTATTATCTCATTTTCGACAGGAACATCATACGGAACAATGGGAATTTTAATGCCTTTAACAATTCCTTTGGCAAATGCGGTTGGAATTCAAACAGGACTTGAAGGTGCGGATTTGCATGATTATATTGTTTTAAATGTCGGTGCGGTATTAACAGGAGCAATCTTCGGTGATCACTGTTCTCCGATTTCAGATACTTCTATTTTATCCTCAATGGCATCATCTTGCCATCATATGGATCATATCTCAACCCAGTTATATTATGCGCTTTTTGTAGGAATTGTAGCTATTGTCTGTGGTTTTTTACCTGCAGCCTTTGGAGTTTCAACTTATATTTTATTGCCTTTGGGATTTTTGGTAATCTTTTTAGTTTTAAGATTTTACGGAAAACCGTATATAAAAGAGGCTTATTAA
- a CDS encoding ABC transporter permease: protein MAKTAFLILISLILIIFIMPFFYTVSPFELNPQKILQAPSFEHILGTDRLGRDILARILAGGQTSLLIGFISAAIASLVGLFIGINAGFFKGKIDKTITILIDLFLTFPTFFLLLALVSYIQASSFVLIVVISITGWMGMARLIRSESFAIGNKAYIKILKLAKVSKLKIIFKYFAPLLAPIFLISFTFGVGGAILAESGLSFLGLGINPPQMSWGTLLSDGKAVIDIAWWVSFFPGLMIFIVTFCLMQISDFLQSKTNEKEIQQT, encoded by the coding sequence ATGGCAAAAACGGCATTTCTTATTTTAATTTCATTAATTCTTATAATCTTCATAATGCCTTTTTTCTATACTGTTTCTCCTTTTGAACTAAATCCCCAAAAAATTTTGCAGGCACCTTCTTTTGAACATATTCTGGGTACGGATAGATTAGGAAGAGATATTTTAGCAAGAATTTTAGCAGGAGGTCAGACCTCTTTATTAATCGGTTTTATAAGTGCCGCAATAGCCTCTTTGGTAGGACTTTTTATCGGTATTAATGCAGGGTTTTTTAAAGGGAAAATAGATAAAACAATTACTATTTTGATTGATCTGTTTTTAACCTTTCCTACTTTCTTTCTTCTTTTGGCTTTAGTTTCATATATACAAGCTTCCTCTTTTGTTCTTATCGTAGTTATATCAATTACCGGATGGATGGGAATGGCAAGACTTATTAGAAGTGAAAGTTTTGCTATAGGAAATAAAGCTTACATAAAAATTTTGAAATTGGCAAAAGTTTCAAAACTAAAGATAATATTCAAATATTTTGCTCCTCTTTTGGCTCCGATATTTTTAATTTCTTTTACTTTTGGAGTAGGAGGCGCAATTTTAGCAGAATCAGGACTCTCTTTTTTAGGATTAGGAATAAATCCGCCCCAAATGTCTTGGGGAACACTTTTAAGTGACGGAAAGGCTGTTATAGATATAGCTTGGTGGGTGAGTTTTTTCCCCGGTCTTATGATCTTTATCGTCACTTTTTGTTTAATGCAGATATCTGACTTTTTACAAAGTAAAACAAATGAAAAAGAGATCCAGCAAACTTGA